The Thermofilaceae archaeon genome includes a window with the following:
- a CDS encoding ribbon-helix-helix protein, CopG family, with protein MGRRSVLPQVKVPESVVAALDRLVEAGIFRSRSEAVAEGIRRVLSAYSVLGEGLALIEGYVAGRVERSLGPGSLVEVDVEEARRRIAAFFGTDDVSEVLRRLRVRL; from the coding sequence ATGGGTAGGAGGAGTGTGCTCCCGCAGGTGAAGGTTCCCGAAAGCGTGGTTGCCGCGCTGGATAGGCTGGTTGAAGCGGGGATTTTCCGCTCAAGGAGCGAAGCTGTCGCTGAAGGGATTCGCCGCGTCTTAAGCGCTTACAGCGTGCTGGGTGAGGGGTTGGCGCTCATCGAGGGGTACGTTGCCGGCCGCGTTGAAAGGAGCTTGGGTCCAGGAAGCCTGGTTGAAGTCGACGTGGAGGAGGCGAGGCGGAGGATTGCTGCCTTCTTCGGGACAGACGATGTCTCCGAGGTTCTGCGCAGGCTAAGGGTGAGGCTTTGA